The Juglans regia cultivar Chandler chromosome 11, Walnut 2.0, whole genome shotgun sequence genome contains the following window.
TGTGTCAGATTTTGGTTTAGTCTATATCTGAAGATTCATCCACATTCCACATGACCTTCTCTTTTACCTCAAGGAATCCTATCTGATTTCCTGGGAACATAGGTTACAGATCTTGGAGAGCATGTCTTTTGGCGCCTTTTGTTTTGTAGCCCCTTGCTTCATCTAATACTACTATAACACCTCAGATCCCTACATTCCTTACTCCCACATAAGTTTGGTCGCTGGGGTTTTGTAGGTAGCTGAAATAAGTCGAGTTCTGCGACCTGGAGGAGTGTTTGTTGCTACCACCTACATACTTGACGGGCCTTATGCTTTTATTCCACTTCTGAGGACCCTACGCCAGGTATACTTCTTCAACTTTGAAGATGTTATGCCTGTTGTCCTGAGACTTGATTCGAAATGCTCCTTTGGAGTGATAGTATGTGAAAATTATTATGGTTAAATCAAAGGGACttgattcatttttattttctgcaatATGGTTTCTTCCATTGTTGCCAGATATGGCCTTACCTGCGTGCTCAGTAGCAGCAAGAAAAGACTTTCCCATCCTCCCAttaggaaagttattatttaaaaattaaggctggctttgaaattttttctaaaGAGCTTTATGAAAGGGACTAAACTTTCAGTCAATTATATCTGTGTCTTTGATTTGGTGCTGATGGTGGGCAATCTATTTCGAATTATAGAATATAAGGGAAATATCAGGCAGCTACATCTTCCTATCTGAACGGGAACTAGCAGATCTGTGCAGAGCATGTGGTCTGGTTGGGTTTACATGTATAAGGAATGGACCTTTTGTGATGATCTCTGCTTCAAAACCCAGCTAAGAATTGGGCATGTGCTGATCTTCATCACGTCCTCTCAAATTATTTCTTTGTAAAGCCACATTTACATAAAATGCTGTTGCCAAAGTTCAGATATAATAATAGGTCTATCTAAGGTATCTTGTCTTGTTACTCctgtaaatgaaatattttaaaaaggtGCAACATATGGATAGAGCTTATAActcgtgtttaatttttatatgatgatccaaGATGATCAAAAGTGTTCATTAGACTGTTCAACAATTCTATTTTGCTATTGTAACTGTATAAAGGTATTTCTTTTAACTACTTGGTCGGCTTCAATGTGACGTGCAAATTTGCAATCTAATTCTATCATTTCAAAACGAGATATGATATTTGCAATTATGTAGTGtgtaaatattgcataattttttttaaaaaaataagtaaatacaaaatacaaaaaataaaaaaataaaaaaattttaataataaatttcactctttttcaaaaagcatTCCACGACTATATTATTACTACATCTAGCattcttagagcattagcattagaCATTTCAAATGAGTGCcaactttaaaatttgataaatttatatttaaaatcattgcaTTAAATTCAGCATagactaaaatatttaattttgaactACAATACATTTAAgtttatctctaaatttaaagattaattattcactctataactattattttatttacttaaatgattattttttaattttgagtacaatatatttaaattgaaaaataataatttaaatatcaaattaaattattaattaatatataattagtataattataaaatataaaaaataatttaaaaatattaatattaaaaaaataatattatattattattttaattaattcaattgtTAATCACGGTTATGGGAAGAATatacttttcataaaattttaatgataaatttgataaaaccaAGGTAAATGCATAAaaagacgagagagagagacagatcATACGCTGAAATCTGAATGACAGAACAGCAAAGAAGCTGTCCACTGACATCTTCTGCTGCAAACTATACTCTGTTGTTGTTTGGAGTGTACGAAAGGGAGAATTATACAGAAcccaaaaatgaaataaattgaccTGTGAATATCATTCGTATTACCCTAGAATGAGGGTCTTTCACTTGGTTCTGGTCAACTCCCTTTCTTTCAGGGTGCACTTTGATCGAAGAATATCAGAACAATACTGTTACGTGGCtttttttggtatttatagTATTCAAGTGCGTGAATGGAACATGCATGCATCTCTCATCAAAACGCTGAAAGAAGGAGAAGGTCACAAAAAAACGTTGAAATTCAGCCATGCGGCGAGCTTCTCCAATGGAGAGAAGCCTTTGGAAATTTCACCTGCTTCTGCTAGCTGGGATTTCTATTCACCTATATTGGAGAATGTCAACTGGTGGTGAAGCAATGTTTTGTCGTCGTCATCAAGATCAAAGCCATTCTCCTCTTCGTAATCCACATCAATAACAATTCTTTCCTGAACGTATGGTTCTCTTGACTCAAAGAACCGAACTTGAGAAAATCTTCCACCCGTAGGCGAATTATCCAATTCTATTTGCTGCATCTCTGATTCTATCAGAACTTCCATCTTGGCACGTTCCCGGTCTCTTGGGTAGGTGCGATAGAGAAATGAATAGATAAGACAACACAACGCCATTGGAATTCCTATTGCTGTGTAGAGTGCCTTGGCCAATGATGCAGCATTCCTTCTATCTGTGGCAATCTCGTCGGATTTGCTGGATCCTGTGGGAACTGGCTTATAGCCATAAACATACTGAGCCAACATACCAACTACAGGAGGAGCAAATGACGATAATATGGACTCAAAAGATCGGTCCAGAGCATAGACACTTGTTCGGGATTTCTCAGGAACTATCTCTGCAAAAATTGGACTGAATACCATCCAATCAAAATCAGCAGCTTATGAGTAAAGAAAACATCTTTATAATGAAATTCACAACTCACTGTGgatgataacatttttttagtttcatcCCTCCATGAAAATCTGATAAATATTGGCTTCTTTGTttcatctctcactctctacCTCTCAcacacattttaattttatcttttagacttcgtttgttttcacatatgagataagataaattgagataaaagttaaaagttgaataaaatattattagaatatatttttttaatattatttttgtttagcaatttaaaaaaattgaattgtttattatattgtctgaaaatttaaaaaaattgtaatgatgagatgagatgaaaagttttgtaaaagtgAACGAGGCCTTAATCTTAGCATtagaggaaaaataatatagtgggcttccaaataattttttttttctttgatgagGAAATCCAGGGCTTTGCCTCAATAAATCCTCAGACACGTGCATCTCATTTACATTATTGGCTTATTTACTCGTATAAACGCTGAACTTATGTGAGTTGATTTTAGCAGGTGAAAGGAAAAGGTCACGAGTTCAAAAGACTTTACTTGTTGGTAGCTGGAGCATTCCAGGATATGAAGAAGCCTACAATGAACAAGAGGAAACCATGGACTACTCCTGTTGACGGATCATTGGGTAAACCCAGTAGAAGAATTGCTGTTAGAGGAATAGCTGATGCCGAGCTTATTTGTGCTAGAATTATCCTTCCAGAATTTGGAAGGCGAGTAGAAAGGGCATCTCCCATACTACCACCAAATAAGCCCCCAAGGGAACTTGCAATCACAAACAGGGCCATGAGGAATGCAGTTTTCTCATGGGAGAAGCCAGTAAGCTCTAACCACATGGCTGCAAATGATAAAGCTGACCAAGGGAATGAACCAGTGACACCTTGTGCCACAATAATCTGGAAAGATGGAATATTGATAACTGACTTTGCTTCCAGAATCAGGTCCTTCACTTCTGAAAAAAAAGATTTACTTGGAACTGGATCTCTAACTTCTGTAACACTCTCTGAAAAGTGTGGATCATGAGCAAAAAGACTGACCAAAACACCTACTATAACACTGATTATCCCAACTAGGTGAAAGGAAATTCTCCAACCAGGGATTCCCATGAAGGTTATCGGAGCTATCAATACTGCAAAGAGTCCACCAATAATTGAACCAAGGTTGCCTGTTAGTTGAAGCCATCCAAAGGCCATACCACGGTTGCTATCATTAGTTGAGTCAGCCACAAGGGACTGGATTGCGGGTGCAACTAGTGCCAGGCCAATCCCGTTCAAACCTCTGGATATGGCCACCTGTTTAACAGATGAGAGATGCCTTTTAAAGTGGATACAATCAGTTGGCATGCAAAGCATGATAATACTTTACTTGTTTAGCTCAAAAACTACTTGCCAAGTAcactaaaaattttattctattaatataaCCTTCAAACAATAATTGGAAAGTAGAGGTAGAATATGTTTAAACTTTGACGTGTGGTCTCATGAACCACACTTCCATGACCGAAAGTTTTCCATTCTTTCGAGCCCCAGAACGCAAAAGCTACATTCAGAAAACAAGTTGGCGTATTAGATACAAGTATACCGTTCTTAAGAAACCAAATCCagaactttcttttcttttgctgtCCATATCTATCTCGTCAGTCagagaaagagaaagcattCTTAAGCTTTCAAACAATAGCCAGCCCTTCGATGGAGGAAAATGCCCCGGCCCCGGCCCCATCACCAACTCATCCACTATAGTGTTGCAACTACTTTAATTGCTAGTgaaatatcaaattttcaatccgACAGGGTGTTACGATCCCACGTGAAGAAAACCGGCTTACAAGGGAATAGTATCTAAACCAccaaccaatctcatacttagtcgatggTATCGCAACACAGGGCCAAGACACTAGCATAGAAAATGTTATTCGGGAAAGGAATATTTCAAATTccttttctttacaaaatttagCTAACGTTTTCTtctcaaaaatttatttccagTATTTGATGAAACCCTAAAAAACTTTACATTATTTGATTGACCACCTCTCCCTCGAGTTTTATTGCAAAAGAAAGTCCCCATATCACATTGTATCCCTCGCAAATAATTTTCTGACCATTACTTACAAGCTAATCGAATAAtggaaaattaacaaaataagaaagagaaatgagaaaagaggtaattttgtGGTGTGTTTTAAATTACCTGAGTGAAAGTGGAGGAGAAGGCGACGAGGAAAGTAGCGGCGGCCCAGAGGAAGGCACCGAGGGCGATGACGTGGGCACGGTTGTGGCGGGTAGCCAGGTAGGCGGCGACTGGGTAGCAAGCGGACTGTACTATGGACCTGAAAAGAGTGAGGGAGCCGAGACCCGTGGGATCGGTGTGCAAAGCCGCACCCACCTCTCTGTAAACACCCGGCAGCAAAGACTCGTCGGCCCTCTCCATGATCCCCGCCAGATTCACAAGAATCAGAGTCCACGTCTCCGCCTTCATCTCTTCTGGGTTAGCCTTCACAACAACATTTTTGATTCCTTCCACTCGGTCTTGTACTAGGATGTTTTCTACTGGTTTTTACGAGACGACTATGAGGAAGGAGTCAAGGTGGGGGGCGCTTTGACAAGTGGCTTGGATTCAAAGGGTATGGGCCTTTCCCAGCAAGCAAGGCCGCGCTTGGTACGTGCCGTGTGGATGGCGTAATGTGGTGGGCTTGACTTTGAATCGAAACTTCCAACATTTTGTTTATTCGTCGGCTCCGTCAAGGATGGATGGGTCCCTAATTGACTCTTGTAAATTTGCTTTTGTGCATTTATCGTATTTGGAAATTTGTGGCAATCCATTGAATTCTTGTGTCTCATTTTTCGCTCCATCGTTTGCAGTTGAGGACCAAacttcgatatatatatatataaatatatatattttatcatatccTCTTGAGATTGTGAGGGGTAAAGGATCTTTGTCTTCTCGAATGGACGATAGATCAAAATACTTTGTGATGGAGTAAGCTGCTTATATCTCCTCGATTAGGgcattattattttatgcattAAAACTTTCAATCCATTGTAGCTTGTACTtgaattggatttttttaatataatatatttaaatttttggggTTGAtgttaactaaaaaaaatgaccATGGAATTC
Protein-coding sequences here:
- the LOC108991157 gene encoding uncharacterized protein LOC108991157 encodes the protein MKAETWTLILVNLAGIMERADESLLPGVYREVGAALHTDPTGLGSLTLFRSIVQSACYPVAAYLATRHNRAHVIALGAFLWAAATFLVAFSSTFTQVAISRGLNGIGLALVAPAIQSLVADSTNDSNRGMAFGWLQLTGNLGSIIGGLFAVLIAPITFMGIPGWRISFHLVGIISVIVGVLVSLFAHDPHFSESVTEVRDPVPSKSFFSEVKDLILEAKSVINIPSFQIIVAQGVTGSFPWSALSFAAMWLELTGFSHEKTAFLMALFVIASSLGGLFGGSMGDALSTRLPNSGRIILAQISSASAIPLTAILLLGLPNDPSTGVVHGFLLFIVGFFISWNAPATNNPIFAEIVPEKSRTSVYALDRSFESILSSFAPPVVGMLAQYVYGYKPVPTGSSKSDEIATDRRNAASLAKALYTAIGIPMALCCLIYSFLYRTYPRDRERAKMEVLIESEMQQIELDNSPTGGRFSQVRFFESREPYVQERIVIDVDYEEENGFDLDDDDKTLLHHQLTFSNIGE